The Channa argus isolate prfri chromosome 22, Channa argus male v1.0, whole genome shotgun sequence genome has a window encoding:
- the LOC137107818 gene encoding E3 ubiquitin-protein ligase CBL-like: MAGNPRRGAGLIGLMKDAFQPHQQPLQPHQPAVVDKKMVEKCWKLMDKVVRLCQNPKVALKNSPPFILDLLPDTYQHLRTILSRYEGKIEILGENEYFRVFMENLSNKTKQTMSLFKEAKERMYEENSQPRRNLTKLSLIFSHMLAELKAIFPNGLFQGDNFRITKADAAEFWRRSFGDKTIVPWRTFRQALHEFHPISSGLEAMALKSTIDLTCNDYISVFEFDIFTRLFQPWSSLLRNWNSLAVTHPGYMAFLTYDEVKARLQRFIHKPGSYIFRLSCTRLGQWAIGYVTADGNILQTIPHNKPLFQALIDGYREGFYLFPDGRVQNPDLTGLCEPSPQDHIKVTQEQYELYCEMGSTFQLCKICAENDKDVKIEPCRHLMCTSCLTAWQESEGQGCPFCRCEIKGTEPIVVDPFHPKASGASFAGFQGSSRAEAAGYEDEEDDRLEDQHLVMSRLACSKVERPPSPVSQLPPVPPRLDLLQQRPPNSLSALGQGATAKMTATHRDKPLPLPPALRELPPPPPPERPSMVGQDSRLQRRPLPSTPDQPAWAANYMVPRPATKALSGLSTIPQSSATSGEGHKVQSATNAVYCMAARSLSASVASSGEKPLSDCEENEYMSPNSLPVSGAPWVVTGSLVPPPPGQTNHSSEISEEGDSDSEDPQVYESMCNIKAQAGSSETAQTSDQDVPQHLVAVSQDKKENSDEDVYDYDFPRPIFPPAPTRRTLSDMSSPSAAFSTLSMDCAVEASMFAAGGDPERPPKPLPRRANSDRRPRPLNREFPAPLADLPGSSSASSSPPPPPPPTAAPAVVPESLALNGEIECLISQGYSIQDIQKALMIAQNNLETAKNILREFVSIPSTAHIAT, from the exons gTGGTGCGTTTGTGCCAAAACCCCAAGGTGGCTTTGAAGAACAGCCCACCTTTCATCCTGGATCTACTGCCGGATACCTACCAGCACCTGCGCACCATTCTGTCTCGATACGAGGGCAAAATTGAGATTCTTGGGGAAAATGAGTATTTTCGCGTGTTCATGGAGAACCTGAGCAACAAGACAAAACAGACGATGAGCCTTTTTAAAGAGGCCAAAGAGAGAATGTATGAGGAGAACTCTCAACCCAG ACGAAACCTCACCAAGCTGTCTCTGATCTTCAGTCACATGCTAGCAGAGCTAAAGGCCATCTTCCCCAATGGCCTGTTTCAGGGCGACAATTTTAGGATCACAAAAGCTGATGCTGCTGAATTTTGGAGAAGGTCATTTGGAGACAA GACCATAGTGCCATGGAGGACATTTCGTCAGGCTCTTCATGAGTTTCATCCTATCAGCTCAGGCCTGGAGGCCATGGCCCTCAAGTCCACCATCGATCTGACCTGCAATGACTACATCTCTGTCTTTGAGTTTGACATCTTTACCAGACTCTTCCAG CCATGGTCATCTCTTTTAAGGAACTGGAACAGTCTGGCAGTCACACACCCTGGATACATGGCCTTCCTAACCTATGATGAGGTCAAGGCCCGACTTCAAAGGTTTATCCACAAACCTGGCAG ttacatttttaggCTGAGCTGCACTCGGCTGGGCCAGTGGGCAATTGGCTATGTGACAGCTGATGGGAACATCCTGCAAACCATCCCCCATAACAAACCACTCTTTCAAGCCCTCATTGATGGATACAGAGAGGGATT CTATCTATTCCCAGATGGTCGTGTTCAGAACCCAGACCTAACTGGACTGTGTGAACCCTCCCCACAGGACCACATCAAAGTTACTCAG GAGCAGTACGAGCTGTACTGTGAGATGGGCTCCACTTTCCAGCTTTGTAAGATCTGTGCAGAGAATGACAAGGATGTGAAGATTGAGCCCTGCAGACATCTGATGTGCACATCGTGTTTGACTGCCTGGCAG GAGTCAGAAGGTCAAGGCTGCCCTTTTTGCCGCTGTGAGATTAAAGGCACAGAGCCCATCGTAGTTGACCCCTTCCACCCGAAGGCCAGTGGGGCTTCCTTTGCTGGTTTCCAGGGGTCCAGCAGAGCAGAAGCTGCAGGgtatgaagatgaagaagatgatcGCCTAGAGGACCAGCACCTTGTTATGAGCAGGCTGGCCTGCTCCAAA gtaGAACGGCCACCATCTCCAGTGTCCCAGCTGCCCCCAGTTCCCCCTCGGCTGGACCTTCTGCAGCAGAGGCCCCCCAATTCCCTTAGTGCACTGGGCCAGGGAGCCACAgccaag ATGACAGCTACCCACAGAGACAAGCCTCTACCTCTGCCTCCAGCCTTAAGAGAgctgcctcctcctccccctccggAGCGTCCCTCTATGGTTGGCCAGGACTCCAGACTCCAGAGAAGACCCCTTCCATCCACTCCCGACCAACCCGCCTGGGCTGCCAACTACATGGTCCCACGTCCGGCAACCAAGGCCCTGTCAGGCTTGTCCACAATTCCTCAGAGCAGTGCAACCAGTGGAGAGGGACACAAAGTCCAGTCAGCTACCAATGCTGTCTACTGTATGGCTGCAAG GTCTCTGTCAGCATCAGTGGCGTCCAGTGGGGAGAAGCCATTGTCTGATTGTGAGGAGAATGAGTACATGAGTCCAAATTCTCTTCCAGTCTCTGGGGCTCCCTGGGTTGTAACAGGCTCATTGGTACCCCCACCACCGGGCCAGACAAATCACAGCAGTGAAATCAG TGAAGAAGGGGACAGTGACTCTGAAGACCCCCAAGTCTATGAATCTATGTGTAACATTAAGGCCCAGGCTGGTTCATCTGAGACAGCACAGACCTCTGACCAAG ACGTCCCTCAGCATTTAGTTGCGGTTTCCCAGGACAAGAAGGAGAACAGTGATGAGGATGTGTACGATTATGACTTTCCTAGGCCGATTTTCCCTCCAGCTCCAACTAGAAGAACCCTGTCAGATATGAGCAGTCCCTCAGCTGCCTTCAGCACCCTAAGCATGGACTGTGCAGTCGAAGCCA GTATGTTTGCAGCAGGTGGCGATCCTGAACGCCCCCCCAAACCTCTTCCGCGGCGAGCCAACTCTGACCGACGGCCTCGGCCTTTGAACCGTGAATTTCCTGCACCATTGGCTGACCTACCTGGTTCCtcatctgcctcctcctccccccctcctcctccccccccaactgctgctcctgctgtggTCCCTGAAAGCCTGGCCCTGAATGGGGAGATTGAATGCCTGATATCCCAGGGCTACTCTATCCAGGACATCCAGAAAGCCTTGATGATTGCCCAGAACAACCTGGAGACAGCCAAGAACATCCTACGCGAGTTTGTCTCCATCCCCTCCACAGCACACATTGCCACATAG